One Flavobacterium sp. 90 DNA segment encodes these proteins:
- a CDS encoding GntR family transcriptional regulator, with the protein MNIISIQNNIGLPKYKQIILSIEKAIEEEKLVKGDRLPSVNKVCLAFSLSRDTVLLGYDELKKRGIIYAIPGKGYYVKSVEITIKQKIFLLFDELNIFKEDIYNSFLKNIGKNVQVDIFFHHFNVQVFQKLINDSNGNYTKYIIMPTNLTGVAEILKTLPVNEVIILDQTNPDLKLYPAIYQNHQKDIFEGLYKGKVKLNKYEKLILIFPGFREPLGMKLGFEHFCTEYNFEYEIITEFTDREITLGDLYIIPNDRDLVRVIESARDQHLKLGIDFGIISYNETPLKKIVANGITTISTHFETMGKILAEMVLKGNKDQIENKFSLIVRNSL; encoded by the coding sequence GAATAACATTGGATTGCCAAAATATAAGCAGATAATTCTCTCAATAGAAAAGGCAATCGAAGAAGAAAAATTAGTCAAAGGCGATCGGCTTCCGTCCGTAAATAAAGTCTGTCTGGCTTTTTCATTGTCGCGCGATACCGTTTTATTAGGCTATGACGAACTCAAAAAACGCGGAATTATTTATGCCATTCCGGGCAAAGGATATTACGTTAAGAGCGTTGAAATCACCATAAAACAGAAGATTTTTTTACTTTTTGATGAGTTAAATATTTTCAAGGAAGATATTTATAATTCATTTTTAAAAAACATTGGAAAGAATGTACAAGTAGATATTTTTTTCCACCATTTTAATGTTCAGGTATTTCAAAAACTGATAAATGATAGTAACGGGAATTATACCAAATACATTATAATGCCGACTAATTTAACTGGTGTGGCTGAGATTTTAAAAACCCTACCAGTAAATGAGGTAATTATTCTCGATCAGACCAATCCGGATTTAAAATTATATCCCGCTATTTATCAAAATCACCAGAAAGATATTTTTGAAGGTTTGTACAAAGGAAAAGTGAAATTGAACAAATACGAAAAGCTAATTTTGATCTTTCCTGGTTTTAGAGAACCTCTTGGAATGAAGTTAGGATTTGAACATTTTTGCACGGAATATAATTTTGAATATGAAATTATAACCGAATTTACAGACAGAGAAATTACGTTGGGTGATCTTTATATTATCCCGAATGACAGAGATTTGGTTCGCGTAATCGAAAGCGCCAGAGATCAACATTTAAAACTCGGAATTGATTTTGGAATTATATCTTATAATGAAACGCCTTTAAAAAAGATCGTTGCAAACGGAATCACAACAATTTCTACGCATTTTGAAACAATGGGAAAAATTCTAGCCGAAATGGTTCTTAAAGGGAATAAAGACCAAATCGAGAATAAGTTTTCTTTGATTGTTCGAAATTCTTTGTAA